A stretch of Desulfarculaceae bacterium DNA encodes these proteins:
- a CDS encoding TRAP transporter fused permease subunit, protein MTTERKTWREYWGTKSWQAKTATLLAVVLALFQVYTALFGAFDALIQRAIHLGLGLMLLFLVRPGLVRKKGGPGPSWLDWCFALISGVATGYLVFNYQWVMEDRFPLITKLSVWEIILGLGSVVVVLEATRRMFNKGLFFVVLAFLVYPFVGPYLWGVFHTVPITPSDMLDFNYLSLGGIFGIPLGVSATEIALFVIFGAILLHTGGAMLFSNLATSLTGNMVGGPAKVAVVASSLMGTITGSGAANVATTGVVTIPMMKKAGYKPEFAGAVEAVASCGGQLMPPVMGAAAFVMSAFSGIPYSTIIYYALFPAVLYFLSVFVTVDLEARKLKLPGLKVNVTPRQTMRDYGHMLIPLALLIYMLVGGYSPSLAGGVGVVSALIICQFRPTTRLNLAGILNALEAGCRGMLIVTISTAAAGIIVGSVDMTGLGTRMGTAFVDLAGGHLFLGLFMAMIIALVLGAGMPTTPAYIVQVATVIPALVALGLPPHVAHLFAFYFSCLSLISPPVAAAAFTAAAIAESDGWKTGWTATRIGMVAFVVPFMFAYDQSLLLEGPMGKVVMDMFTACLGAASFAAAGVGYLLAPLPSYLRLLLFGVGVLLIMPAKIYSLVGLGLLGLLIVMQVRQRRSLRA, encoded by the coding sequence GTGACCACGGAACGCAAAACCTGGCGCGAATATTGGGGGACCAAGAGCTGGCAGGCCAAGACAGCCACCCTGCTGGCCGTGGTTCTGGCCTTGTTTCAGGTCTACACCGCCTTGTTCGGGGCCTTCGACGCCCTGATCCAGCGGGCCATCCACCTGGGCCTGGGGCTTATGCTCCTGTTTTTGGTGCGGCCCGGCCTGGTGCGCAAAAAGGGCGGACCCGGCCCCTCCTGGCTGGACTGGTGCTTCGCGCTCATCTCGGGCGTGGCCACCGGCTATTTGGTGTTCAACTACCAATGGGTGATGGAAGACCGCTTCCCCCTGATCACCAAGCTCTCGGTATGGGAGATCATACTGGGCCTGGGCTCGGTGGTGGTGGTCCTGGAAGCCACCCGGCGCATGTTCAACAAGGGCCTGTTCTTCGTGGTGCTGGCCTTCTTGGTCTATCCCTTCGTGGGGCCCTATTTGTGGGGCGTGTTCCACACCGTGCCCATCACCCCCAGCGACATGCTGGACTTCAACTACCTCTCCCTGGGCGGCATCTTCGGCATCCCCCTGGGGGTCTCGGCCACGGAGATCGCCCTGTTCGTGATCTTCGGGGCCATACTGCTGCACACCGGCGGGGCCATGCTCTTCAGCAACCTGGCCACCTCGCTCACCGGCAACATGGTGGGCGGCCCGGCCAAGGTGGCGGTGGTGGCCAGCTCGCTCATGGGCACCATCACCGGCAGCGGCGCGGCCAACGTGGCCACCACCGGGGTGGTCACCATCCCCATGATGAAAAAGGCGGGCTACAAGCCCGAGTTCGCCGGCGCGGTGGAGGCGGTGGCCTCCTGCGGCGGGCAGCTCATGCCCCCGGTGATGGGCGCGGCCGCCTTTGTGATGAGCGCCTTCTCGGGCATTCCCTACTCCACCATCATCTACTACGCCCTGTTCCCGGCGGTGCTCTACTTCCTCAGCGTGTTCGTCACCGTGGACCTGGAGGCGCGCAAGCTTAAACTGCCGGGTCTCAAGGTGAACGTGACCCCGCGCCAGACCATGCGCGACTACGGCCACATGCTCATCCCCCTGGCCCTGCTTATTTATATGTTGGTGGGCGGCTACTCCCCCAGCCTGGCCGGCGGGGTGGGCGTGGTCTCGGCCCTGATCATCTGCCAGTTCCGGCCCACCACGCGGCTCAACCTGGCGGGCATACTAAACGCCCTGGAGGCGGGCTGCCGGGGGATGCTCATCGTGACCATCTCCACCGCCGCGGCCGGCATCATCGTGGGCAGCGTGGACATGACCGGCCTGGGCACCCGTATGGGCACCGCCTTCGTGGACCTGGCCGGGGGGCATCTGTTCCTGGGCCTGTTCATGGCCATGATCATCGCGTTGGTCTTGGGCGCGGGAATGCCCACCACCCCTGCCTACATCGTGCAGGTGGCCACGGTGATCCCGGCCCTGGTCGCCCTGGGCCTGCCTCCGCATGTGGCCCACCTGTTCGCCTTCTACTTCTCCTGCCTGTCGCTGATCTCGCCGCCAGTGGCCGCCGCCGCCTTCACCGCCGCGGCCATTGCCGAGTCCGACGGCTGGAAAACAGGCTGGACCGCCACCCGCATTGGCATGGTGGCTTTCGTGGTGCCCTTCATGTTCGCCTATGACCAGAGCCTGCTCCTGGAAGGGCCCATGGGCAAGGTGGTCATGGACATGTTCACCGCCTGCCTGGGGGCGGCCAGTTTCGCGGCGGCCGGGGTGGGCTACCTCTTGGCCCCCTTGCCGTCATACCTGCGCCTGCTGCTGTTCGGCGTGGGCGTCCTGTTGATAATGCCCGCCAAAATCTACAGCCTGGTGGGGCTGGGATTGCTGGGCCTTTTGATAGTAATGCAAGTCCGTCAACGCAGGAGTTTGCGGGCCTGA
- a CDS encoding FadR family transcriptional regulator: protein MVLAAGKLNKARVSDQVREKVTEMIFSGQLKVGDQLPSEAALAAEFGVSKVPVREAIIGMEQAGLLTIKRGAGGGIFVAEPSTEPMGEVLTLMLRLARASIEELTEARLIIETEVAYLAAQRAQEEEIAALEETIEEYRRSLERGEPRTFSDMDFHLRLGDACNNMVLNLSLKGLVPMIYHSVRVHEFAPKDRGRGIADHQGMLDAIRQRDPGRARELMRDHITRMATFWK from the coding sequence ATGGTTTTAGCGGCAGGCAAACTGAACAAGGCCCGGGTCTCGGACCAGGTGCGCGAGAAGGTCACCGAGATGATCTTCTCCGGCCAGCTCAAGGTGGGCGACCAGCTCCCTTCCGAGGCCGCCCTGGCCGCGGAATTCGGGGTGAGCAAAGTCCCGGTGCGCGAGGCCATCATCGGCATGGAGCAGGCCGGGCTCTTGACCATCAAGCGGGGCGCGGGCGGGGGCATCTTCGTGGCCGAGCCCAGCACCGAGCCCATGGGCGAGGTGCTCACGCTGATGCTGCGCCTGGCCAGGGCCAGCATCGAGGAGCTCACCGAGGCCCGCCTGATCATAGAGACCGAGGTGGCCTACCTGGCCGCCCAGCGGGCCCAGGAAGAGGAAATCGCCGCCTTGGAGGAGACCATCGAGGAATACCGCCGCTCCCTGGAGCGGGGGGAGCCGCGCACCTTTTCGGACATGGACTTCCACCTGCGCCTGGGCGACGCCTGCAACAACATGGTGCTCAACCTGTCCCTCAAGGGCCTGGTGCCCATGATCTACCACAGCGTCCGGGTGCACGAGTTCGCGCCCAAGGACCGGGGCAGGGGCATCGCCGACCACCAGGGGATGCTGGACGCCATCCGCCAACGAGACCCCGGCCGGGCCCGCGAGCTGATGCGGGACCACATCACCCGCATGGCCACCTTCTGGAAATAA
- a CDS encoding UbiD family decarboxylase, which produces MGLCLQDWLDLLGQQAPGELVRVNKEVAPAAFESAAVVDALERQGRVPAVQFMKVLDLEGRPCDCRILNNTFGTFRKIGLALGLDTGKRMPLLERILSLSGATLEPEVVPPDQAPVRRRAWEMDLTRLPIVRHTELDGGPFFTPIVVSRNPQGRYNVSWNRMQYLDPTHLAIYMSPRHLWSYFAAAEQEGRDLPIAVVLGHHPAFHLTGALLTPNDADEFAAAGGVMGQPLAITPSVTWGDQLMVPADAEMVLEGRILAGRRCVEGPFGEFTGYAGPQRLSWVVEISAMYSRPAPTFIDIFPCMTEHINAHLPIEASIYQRAKQAVPGVVKTCWVGSGGPFNLILSLAKKTEGEPMRAAMAAISASNFIKHVIVVDDDVDPEDLNQVMWALSSRVQADQDLTILKNLQGQVLDPSLRHEIKSAGMIIDATKPLDRPFPRKGEVPERVRQGLDLSQYLEQ; this is translated from the coding sequence ATGGGTCTTTGTCTGCAAGATTGGCTCGACCTGCTGGGGCAACAAGCCCCCGGCGAGCTGGTCCGGGTGAACAAGGAGGTGGCCCCGGCCGCCTTTGAAAGCGCCGCGGTGGTGGACGCCCTGGAGCGCCAGGGCCGGGTGCCCGCGGTGCAGTTCATGAAGGTCCTGGACCTGGAGGGCCGCCCCTGTGACTGCCGCATCCTCAACAACACCTTTGGCACCTTCCGCAAGATCGGCCTGGCCCTGGGCCTGGACACCGGCAAGCGCATGCCCCTGTTGGAGCGCATCCTGAGCCTCTCTGGCGCCACCCTGGAGCCGGAGGTGGTGCCGCCGGATCAGGCCCCGGTGCGCCGGCGCGCCTGGGAGATGGACCTCACCCGCCTGCCCATCGTGCGCCACACCGAGCTGGACGGCGGGCCCTTTTTCACCCCCATCGTGGTCAGCCGCAACCCCCAGGGGCGCTACAACGTCTCCTGGAACCGCATGCAGTATCTGGACCCCACCCACCTGGCCATCTACATGTCGCCCCGGCATCTGTGGTCCTACTTCGCGGCGGCCGAACAAGAGGGCAGGGACCTGCCCATCGCGGTGGTGCTGGGCCACCACCCGGCCTTCCACCTCACCGGCGCGCTGCTCACCCCCAACGACGCGGACGAGTTCGCGGCCGCGGGCGGGGTCATGGGCCAGCCCCTGGCCATCACCCCCTCGGTCACCTGGGGCGATCAGCTCATGGTGCCGGCCGACGCGGAGATGGTGTTGGAGGGCCGCATCCTGGCGGGCCGCCGCTGCGTGGAAGGGCCCTTCGGCGAGTTCACCGGCTATGCCGGGCCCCAGCGCCTGAGCTGGGTGGTGGAGATCAGCGCCATGTACTCGCGACCGGCCCCCACCTTCATCGACATTTTCCCCTGCATGACCGAGCACATCAACGCCCACCTGCCCATCGAGGCCTCCATCTACCAGCGGGCCAAGCAGGCGGTGCCCGGCGTGGTCAAGACCTGCTGGGTTGGCTCGGGCGGGCCTTTCAACCTGATCCTCAGCCTGGCCAAGAAGACCGAGGGCGAGCCCATGCGCGCGGCCATGGCCGCCATCAGCGCCTCCAACTTCATCAAGCACGTGATCGTGGTGGACGACGACGTGGACCCCGAGGACCTGAACCAGGTGATGTGGGCCCTGTCCTCGCGGGTGCAGGCCGATCAGGACCTGACCATCCTCAAGAACCTGCAAGGCCAGGTGCTCGACCCCTCCCTGCGCCACGAGATAAAGAGCGCGGGCATGATCATCGACGCCACCAAGCCCCTGGACCGCCCCTTCCCCCGCAAGGGAGAGGTGCCCGAGAGGGTGCGCCAAGGGCTGGACCTGAGCCAATACCTGGAGCAATAG
- a CDS encoding MBL fold metallo-hydrolase — protein sequence MNHSIAAKLKITVVVDNTVDIFLPASGPFGYPLPGPGSILLAEQGMSMWLEVEDTDGKVTRVLYDFGRGEAVLPFNLRALGIDPSQADWLALSHGHIDHYGGLESLARQYELRAPLLAHPQAFGVRGVRRPDGGVAGPWNLESSQVEAALGSVPLMAPGPRELAPGLWLTGGIPHQSSHDVLWKAGLRREGEQWAPDAIDDDQALVVNLRGAGLVVITGCCHAGVFNTLAAARALFPETPLHTLMGGFHLNFLGEEALGKVVDRLAEQGLRYLVPMHCTGALAKQMLRQALGERCPFTSVGMTLSLP from the coding sequence ATGAACCACAGCATTGCCGCCAAACTCAAAATCACCGTGGTGGTGGACAACACGGTGGACATCTTTTTGCCCGCTTCGGGCCCCTTCGGCTATCCCCTGCCCGGGCCGGGCTCCATCCTGCTGGCCGAGCAGGGCATGTCCATGTGGCTGGAGGTGGAAGACACCGACGGCAAAGTGACCCGGGTGCTGTATGACTTCGGCCGGGGCGAGGCGGTGTTGCCTTTCAACCTGCGCGCTCTGGGCATCGACCCCTCCCAGGCCGACTGGCTGGCGCTGAGCCACGGGCACATCGACCATTACGGCGGCCTGGAGTCTTTGGCCCGGCAATACGAGTTGCGCGCCCCCTTGCTGGCCCATCCCCAGGCCTTCGGGGTGCGCGGGGTGCGGCGGCCCGACGGCGGAGTGGCCGGACCCTGGAACCTGGAAAGCAGCCAGGTGGAAGCCGCCCTCGGCTCCGTTCCCCTGATGGCCCCGGGCCCCCGCGAGCTGGCCCCCGGCCTGTGGCTCACCGGCGGCATCCCCCACCAGTCCAGCCACGACGTGCTGTGGAAGGCGGGGCTGCGCCGCGAAGGCGAACAGTGGGCCCCCGACGCCATTGATGACGACCAGGCCCTGGTGGTGAACCTGCGAGGCGCGGGCCTGGTGGTGATCACCGGCTGCTGCCATGCCGGCGTGTTCAACACCCTGGCCGCGGCCCGGGCCTTGTTCCCCGAGACCCCGCTGCACACCCTGATGGGCGGCTTCCACCTCAACTTCCTGGGCGAGGAGGCCTTGGGCAAGGTGGTGGATCGCTTGGCCGAACAGGGGCTGCGTTATTTGGTGCCCATGCACTGCACCGGGGCCCTGGCCAAGCAGATGCTGCGCCAGGCCCTGGGCGAGCGCTGCCCCTTCACCTCGGTGGGCATGACTCTTAGCCTGCCCTAG
- a CDS encoding xanthine dehydrogenase family protein molybdopterin-binding subunit: MASDSIGRPVLKFDAWDKVRGVERYAGDHQPDGALHLAVARSKIAHAELKGIDIAAAQAAPGVVGVWTAADVPGEIMLGPRVHDEPILCTDKVRRVGDALALVAAETPEQAQAAAGLIAPDLNPLPGVFSPEDSLAPGAPLVNGESNLVFERTLRRGRGAEALAECDIVIERTYRTQMIEHAYLEPEAGLAWWEDEVLVVKLPTKHAHLDLTHLSHILSLPTERLRIICATIGGYFGDKQGVSPGYYSALAAYFTGRPARMVYSREESFQVSNKRHPMVVTMTTGATAEGRLVAVKTEILADTGCYASYGPSIVTRAVVHAAGPYEVPHVESHGRLAYTNNPVGGAMRGFGVPQVAIAHECQMDLLAEACGKTPAQIRRLNFLQVGDRTAAGQKLVASVGITKCLNQAQEAIDGLPSHPREADPEWLTGWGLGATYYGIGLTGLPNPGAARLVLSPQGEVTLLVGSGDGGQGASTTMKMIAAQELGLEPDQVAIVAGDTTTCPNSGPSTASRLTYVVGNAVREAGIKLRENLLKLAAALGEPASWEEGRLVVGGEALDLAQAARRFLNQPLEVEGRFDPPTTKLDPDTSQGVPYATYAFAVHAAQVAVEKLTGRVEVLRLVAAHDVGKVIHPVNLEAQIQGAAMMGLGYAVSEEVLLDQGRIINPHFLDYKLPHSWPAPELLTRLVEEPEPTGPYGAKGVAEPALLSTAPAVHNAVAAALGEHTFRNPVSAETLWDILHRRRREGKQP, translated from the coding sequence ATGGCCAGCGACAGCATCGGCCGTCCGGTTCTCAAGTTCGACGCCTGGGACAAGGTGCGCGGCGTGGAGCGCTACGCCGGGGATCACCAGCCCGATGGCGCGCTGCACCTGGCCGTGGCCCGCTCCAAGATCGCCCATGCCGAGCTGAAGGGCATCGACATCGCGGCGGCCCAGGCCGCGCCCGGGGTGGTGGGGGTGTGGACCGCCGCCGACGTCCCCGGCGAGATCATGCTGGGCCCGCGCGTCCATGACGAGCCGATCCTGTGCACTGACAAGGTGCGCCGGGTGGGCGACGCCCTGGCCCTGGTGGCCGCCGAGACCCCGGAGCAGGCCCAGGCCGCGGCCGGGCTGATCGCGCCCGACCTGAACCCCCTGCCCGGGGTGTTCAGCCCCGAGGACTCCCTGGCCCCTGGCGCGCCGCTGGTCAACGGCGAGAGCAACCTGGTCTTCGAGCGCACCCTGCGCCGGGGCCGGGGGGCAGAGGCCCTGGCCGAGTGCGACATCGTCATCGAGCGCACTTACCGCACCCAGATGATCGAGCACGCCTACCTGGAGCCCGAGGCCGGGCTGGCCTGGTGGGAAGACGAGGTGTTGGTGGTGAAGCTGCCCACCAAGCACGCCCACCTGGACCTGACCCACCTGAGCCATATCCTTTCGCTGCCTACCGAGCGCCTGCGCATCATCTGCGCCACCATCGGCGGGTACTTCGGGGACAAGCAGGGGGTCTCGCCCGGCTACTACAGCGCCCTGGCCGCCTATTTCACCGGCCGCCCGGCCCGCATGGTCTACAGCCGCGAGGAGTCCTTCCAGGTAAGCAACAAGCGCCACCCCATGGTAGTCACCATGACCACCGGGGCCACGGCCGAAGGGCGCCTGGTGGCGGTGAAGACCGAGATACTGGCCGACACCGGGTGCTACGCCTCCTACGGGCCTTCCATCGTGACCCGCGCGGTGGTGCACGCGGCCGGGCCCTACGAGGTGCCCCACGTGGAATCGCACGGCCGCCTGGCCTACACCAACAACCCGGTGGGCGGGGCCATGCGCGGCTTTGGGGTGCCTCAGGTGGCCATTGCCCACGAGTGCCAGATGGACCTCCTGGCCGAGGCCTGCGGCAAGACCCCGGCCCAGATACGCCGGCTCAACTTTCTCCAGGTGGGCGACCGCACCGCCGCCGGGCAGAAGCTCGTCGCCTCGGTGGGCATCACCAAATGCCTGAATCAGGCCCAAGAGGCCATTGACGGCCTGCCCTCCCATCCCCGCGAGGCCGACCCCGAGTGGCTCACCGGCTGGGGCTTGGGGGCCACCTACTACGGCATCGGCCTCACCGGCCTGCCCAACCCCGGCGCGGCCCGCCTGGTGCTGAGCCCCCAGGGCGAGGTGACCCTTCTGGTGGGCAGCGGCGACGGCGGGCAGGGGGCCTCCACCACCATGAAGATGATCGCCGCCCAGGAGCTGGGCCTGGAGCCGGACCAGGTGGCGATCGTGGCCGGAGACACCACCACCTGCCCCAACAGCGGGCCTTCCACCGCCAGCCGCCTCACCTACGTGGTGGGCAACGCGGTGCGCGAGGCCGGCATCAAGCTGCGCGAGAACCTGCTCAAGCTGGCCGCCGCGCTCGGGGAGCCGGCAAGCTGGGAGGAAGGCCGTTTGGTTGTCGGCGGCGAGGCCCTCGACCTGGCCCAGGCGGCCCGGCGTTTTTTGAACCAGCCCCTGGAGGTGGAAGGCCGCTTCGACCCGCCCACCACCAAGCTGGACCCGGATACCAGCCAAGGAGTGCCCTACGCCACCTACGCCTTTGCGGTGCACGCCGCTCAGGTGGCGGTGGAAAAGCTCACCGGCCGGGTGGAGGTGCTGCGCCTGGTGGCCGCCCATGACGTGGGCAAGGTGATCCACCCGGTTAACCTGGAGGCCCAGATCCAGGGCGCGGCCATGATGGGTCTGGGCTACGCGGTGAGCGAAGAGGTGCTCCTGGACCAGGGGCGCATCATCAATCCCCATTTCCTGGACTACAAGCTCCCCCACTCCTGGCCCGCCCCCGAGCTGCTCACGCGCCTGGTGGAGGAGCCCGAGCCCACCGGCCCCTATGGGGCCAAGGGGGTGGCCGAGCCCGCCTTGTTGTCCACCGCCCCGGCGGTGCACAACGCGGTGGCCGCCGCCCTGGGCGAGCATACTTTCCGCAACCCGGTATCCGCCGAAACCCTTTGGGACATCCTGCACCGCCGACGCCGCGAGGGAAAACAGCCGTGA
- a CDS encoding TAXI family TRAP transporter solute-binding subunit → MLGKKVLTVIMLAGLFAAMGALAVAPAAQAYDIRWGTAPAGGVWQALGAAMVEDTIKANPAIKGSTMPIGGAANVIATNTGKINAAFSFSTTAAEAWQGIGYFKKFGKLNNIRELAVIFPEPSQIVVRADSGIDKIEQLKGKRVTPGPKGSAISVVSRYVLGAYGMTFKDMDTRFLSFAEAGKQFIDGHIDAIAYGAMAYPAPPIVNAASQRKIKMLPLSQEAIAKLVKEHKGLEPYTLPKGCYAGIDREMPGIIANVVVIGSKDMPDEVAYAIVKSIDQNFERYGKMVRAMRLGKRQDMAKDVGIPMHPGAIKYYKEKGWLK, encoded by the coding sequence ATGTTGGGTAAGAAAGTTTTGACCGTTATCATGCTGGCCGGCTTATTTGCGGCCATGGGCGCCCTGGCCGTGGCGCCGGCGGCCCAGGCCTACGACATCCGCTGGGGCACCGCCCCGGCCGGAGGCGTCTGGCAGGCCTTGGGCGCGGCCATGGTGGAAGACACCATCAAGGCCAACCCGGCCATCAAGGGCTCCACCATGCCCATCGGCGGGGCGGCCAACGTCATCGCCACCAACACCGGCAAGATCAACGCGGCATTCTCCTTCTCCACCACCGCCGCCGAGGCCTGGCAGGGCATCGGATACTTCAAGAAGTTCGGCAAGCTCAACAACATCCGCGAGCTGGCGGTGATCTTCCCCGAGCCCAGCCAGATCGTGGTGCGGGCCGACTCGGGCATCGACAAGATCGAGCAGCTCAAGGGCAAGCGCGTGACCCCCGGCCCCAAGGGCAGCGCCATCTCGGTGGTGTCGCGCTACGTGCTGGGCGCCTACGGCATGACCTTCAAGGACATGGACACCCGCTTCCTGAGCTTCGCCGAGGCGGGCAAGCAGTTCATCGACGGGCACATCGACGCCATCGCCTACGGCGCCATGGCCTATCCCGCCCCGCCCATCGTCAACGCGGCCAGCCAGCGCAAGATCAAGATGCTGCCCCTGTCCCAGGAGGCCATCGCCAAGCTGGTCAAGGAGCACAAGGGCCTGGAGCCCTACACCTTGCCCAAGGGCTGCTACGCCGGGATCGACCGCGAGATGCCCGGCATCATCGCCAACGTGGTGGTGATCGGCAGCAAGGACATGCCCGACGAGGTGGCCTACGCCATCGTCAAGAGCATCGACCAGAACTTCGAACGCTACGGCAAGATGGTGCGCGCCATGCGCCTGGGCAAGCGCCAGGACATGGCCAAGGACGTGGGCATTCCCATGCATCCGGGGGCCATCAAGTACTACAAGGAAAAGGGCTGGCTCAAGTAG
- a CDS encoding AMP-binding protein yields the protein MNLACNLERSALFFPDNPAVIQGDHSVTYAQLDRRAGRLATALAGLGLKAGDRIALCAPNSVEWLYVYFGALKLGAVAVTLSNQLSPKELALLAGHAKPKAIYADPAHYPTLDTLRSSAGISWLIGRGGDHEPDELMAAAAGPMAAVERERDDLACVLYTGGTTGTPKGVMLSHENINTAIHNVVRMEQSTQDDRVLCFLPFNHVFGQMHIMNATVLSAGCLVLMPGFNQDEALAAIAKHGVTKLYAVPTVYVRLLQMPELKAQLGNIRYCFSAAASLAREHVIRWQEATDLAIHEAYGMTETASMVTFNHHRKHRVGSVGEPVGTTEVSIRDEMGRPLPTGQSGEICIRGRNVMQGYLDNPRDTQDSFYGDWLRSGDVGYLDEEGYLFIVDRLKEMIITGGENVYPREVEEVLFEFRQIAECSVIGLPDPEYGERVVAVCVLAPGEALDPVEMRALLKTRLSPFKVPKEFIIQDDLPKTAAGKIFKREIRKGLIES from the coding sequence ATGAACCTAGCCTGCAACTTGGAACGCAGCGCCCTGTTTTTCCCGGACAACCCGGCTGTGATCCAGGGAGACCATAGCGTAACCTATGCCCAGCTGGACCGGCGGGCCGGCCGCTTGGCCACGGCCCTGGCCGGGCTGGGCCTCAAAGCCGGCGACCGCATCGCCCTTTGCGCGCCCAACTCGGTGGAGTGGCTCTACGTCTACTTCGGCGCGCTCAAGCTGGGCGCAGTGGCGGTCACCCTGTCCAACCAGCTATCGCCCAAGGAGCTGGCCCTGCTGGCCGGGCACGCCAAGCCCAAGGCCATCTACGCCGACCCGGCCCATTACCCCACCCTGGACACCCTGCGCTCCTCGGCGGGCATAAGCTGGCTCATCGGACGCGGCGGCGACCACGAGCCGGACGAGCTGATGGCCGCGGCCGCCGGGCCCATGGCCGCGGTGGAGCGCGAGCGCGACGATCTGGCCTGCGTGCTCTACACCGGGGGCACCACCGGCACGCCCAAGGGGGTGATGCTCAGCCACGAGAACATCAACACCGCCATCCACAACGTGGTGCGCATGGAACAGTCCACCCAGGACGACCGGGTGCTGTGCTTCCTGCCCTTCAACCACGTCTTCGGCCAGATGCACATCATGAACGCCACCGTGCTCTCGGCCGGCTGCCTGGTGCTCATGCCCGGCTTCAACCAGGACGAGGCCCTGGCCGCCATCGCCAAGCACGGGGTCACCAAGCTCTACGCGGTGCCCACGGTCTACGTGCGCCTGTTGCAGATGCCGGAACTCAAGGCCCAGCTCGGCAATATCCGCTATTGCTTCAGCGCGGCGGCCTCCCTGGCCCGGGAGCACGTGATTCGCTGGCAAGAAGCCACCGACCTGGCCATCCACGAGGCCTACGGCATGACCGAGACCGCCTCCATGGTCACCTTCAACCACCACCGCAAGCACCGGGTGGGCTCGGTGGGCGAGCCGGTGGGCACCACCGAGGTGAGCATCCGCGACGAGATGGGCCGCCCCTTGCCCACCGGCCAGAGCGGCGAGATCTGCATCCGGGGCCGCAACGTGATGCAGGGCTATCTGGACAACCCCCGCGACACCCAGGACTCCTTTTATGGTGACTGGCTGCGCTCGGGCGACGTGGGCTACCTGGACGAAGAGGGCTATTTGTTCATCGTGGACCGCCTCAAGGAGATGATCATCACCGGCGGGGAGAACGTGTACCCCCGCGAGGTGGAAGAGGTGCTCTTCGAGTTCCGCCAGATCGCCGAATGCTCGGTGATCGGCCTGCCCGACCCGGAATACGGCGAGCGGGTGGTGGCGGTCTGCGTGCTGGCCCCGGGCGAGGCCTTGGACCCGGTGGAGATGCGCGCCCTGCTCAAGACCAGGCTGAGCCCCTTCAAGGTGCCCAAGGAGTTCATCATCCAGGACGACCTGCCCAAGACCGCGGCCGGCAAGATATTCAAGCGGGAGATCAGAAAGGGACTCATCGAAAGCTGA